The Rosa rugosa chromosome 3, drRosRugo1.1, whole genome shotgun sequence sequence CATGAATGGTTTGCTACTAACACTCACTGCAATAGATCTTGCTATGATGGACGACTAAAGTGGTGTGGTGTATGTGTTTATACATGCTGGTACATATGGAAATGGCGCAACATGACAATTTTTGATGGTAGCTACTACCCTCCTTTAGTCTCTAGTAAAATCATATTAGATTCGGCTAAAGATTGGAAGTATGCTAATGTTGGTTATGTTATCAATCCTAGCAAAACTATTACATTGGTATCTTGGTCTAAACCTCCTGACCACTCTTTTAAACTTAATGTTGATGGAGCTAGAGGACAAAAGGGACAAATTGGTGCAGGAAGGGTTTTGAGGGATCACAATGGTTCTTAGATCTTTGGCTTTTCTGATAGTCTTGGTAATGGAACTGTTTTACGGGCAAAGGCTTGggggctctttttttttttgaaacgaagGCTTGCGGGGGCTCTTACTTGGTCTACAATTGGCTAGTAAAAATCATTGCCAGCATCTTATTGCTGAATGTAACTTCGAGGTTTTAGTGAATTTGATCAACAGTGAGGTTAATGACTTGCATCCTCTTAAGTCGGTTTTCTGCAGCTTTTAATTTTTGCAGAGACAGTTCTTGAGTTGTGACATTCAACATGTTTATCGAGAAATAAACTTGGTTGCTGATTTGCTTTCTAAAGATGGTGTTGGTGCTGATCTTGAAGTGCATTTCATGGAGCAACCTCCTCCGCAAATTATCAATGTGTTGCTTGATGATTTGTGTGCAAGTCCTAGATCTAGGACCGTAATTTTTGATCTTTATTTGTTGTTTTTTCGGGCTTTTCGGCCCCatccatccaaaaaaaaaaaaaaggtgatatttttaaaaatgaaataTTGAAATGAGTTATGAGGGATTAAGggtcttttatttatttatttatttatttttagcgtGAGAATGATAAATTTAtgatagtatatatatatacaaaaaattattttgatcTTTGAATTTCGTATTTGCCggaaaacaaaagcaaagcTACTAGAAAGCAGAAGACAAACAGTAaggccagagagagagagagtgattacAGAGAGAGATTAGAGAGCAGagcaaagaagaaagagaatgagagatgGTCAAGCAATCAGAGCGTGATGATGCAAGGCCTCCACCACCAACAGCAGCAACTAGCCGCCCTTCTCTCCGTCGCCCTTCCCAAGGACGATTCCTCTTCCCCCTCTAAACCCGACGACGATGACTCCGCTCGAGTCGCCGCCCTCAACTCCCTCCACCGCGCCATTCTCTACCCTCCCAACTCCCTCCTCGTCACTCACTCCGCCTCTTTCCTCGCCCAGGGCTTCTCTCAGCTTCTCTCCGATAAGTAAGTAAACCCCTTCCCCTTCTTCAATTTCACTCTCTCTTAGGGTTTACTCTATATCGTTCATTCTTGCTTTATTTATCTGTTAATCCTAAATTAGTGATGCTGCTGGTGTTTTGGTTACTGTGTTGAAATTGGAACTATGTAGCTTCATACTATACCTCAATTTATATTTAGGATTAGATTTTAAAATGGCTATGCTTTCGATTCGAATCATGCAAAATTCATGTGTTTACGATTGTGAACACATTTGAAAGCTATGTAGTCTAGCCggaattatttttgtttatgttgtttgTTTGGAAAATTGGATTGTAGATGTTATGGGGTGAGGCAAGAGGCTGCGGTGGCCTACGGTGCTCTTTGTGCTGTGGTTTGTTCAATTCCTATAACTTCAAATGGAAGACAGAACCATGTTATGCTTGGGAGCTTGGTTGACCGCTTCATTGGTTGGGCGCTGCCGTTGCTTAGCAATATCAGCGCCGGAGATGGGACCGCAGAATTGGCATTGGACGGCCTGCGAGAGTTTCTTAACGTTGGGGATGTTGGCGGCATCGAGAGATATGCTTTGTCAATTCTTAAAGCGTGCCAAGTTCTTCTTGAGGATGAGAGAACCTCCTTGAGACTGTTGCACCGCCTTCTCGGTGTTTTGACTTTGATTTCATTGAAGTTTTCTAGATACTTCCAACCTCATTTTCTTGACATTGTTGATCTGCTTCTCGGGTGGGCGTTGGTACCGGACCTTGCCGAATCGGATAGAATAATTATAATGGATAGTTTCTTACAGTTTCAGAATCATTGGGTGGGTAGTTTGCAGTTTTCTCTGGGATTGCTGTCGAAGTTTGTAGGAGACATGGATGTTTTGATTCAGGATGTAAGTCATGGAACCCAACAACAATTCCGAAGGCTGCTCGCATTACTTTCATGCTTTTCAACAGTATTGCAGTCCACTGCTTCTGGGTTGCTGGAAATGAATCTACTTGAACAAATTACTGAACCCCTTAACAGAATTATTCCTCGGTTGTTGGGATGTTTATCTATGGTTGGAAGGAAATTTGGGTGGTTGGAATGGATTGGGGATTCATGGAAGTGTCTGACTCTGCTGGCAGAAATTTTTTGTGAAAGATTTTCCACCTTTTATGCACTTGCAGTTGATATTTTATTTCAAAGTTTGGAAGTGGACAATAGTAACCAAGCAGTGGGAACTGGAAGAATTACCTCCTTCCAAGTTCATGGAGTTTTAAAAACTAATCTCCAATTATTATCTTTGCAGAAGTCTGGGCTTCTCCCAATCTCTGTGCAGAAAATACTGCAATTTGATGCTCCAATCTCTCAGTTGCGTTTGCATCCTAATCACTTGGTAACAGGCAGTTCGGCTGCCACTTATATATTCTTGCTTCAACATGGGAATAATGAAGTTGTTGAACAAGCACTGACTTCATTAACAGAGGAGCTGGAGTTATTAAAAGGGATGCTGGAGAATGCCCTGGGCCATGACGATGGGGTTCTTGCATGTTCTAAAACATATTCAAAACGTGAATTGTTTGCATTGATTAAATTTGATTTGAAGGTTCTTCTGTCATGTGTTTTCTTCAGTGGGGGTAATAGTTATAGTTTAATTGGCCAACCAGACATTGCAACCCTATATCTTATGAGGTCAGAAAAGTTGGTAGAGTTTATTATTGAGAAATTTAATCCTTTTGACTTGCCTATTATGGAATATGTGGATTTGCAAGTCAGTGTTTTGAAGACGTTTGACAGGTTAACAGTAGTTAAATTCTTAAGTACCTGCTCTTTGTCATATCAGAGTAGTGGAAAATCATCCATGGATGTAACCTCTGATAAATTACTTAATAGTGAGTCTTTGACGAATGAACATTCGGTTGTGGTTGTTGAGAATCTGAGAAAGTACAGTCTGTTTTTTGTGAAAGCTCTCCATGTCTCTTCTCCTCTTACAGTTAAAGTAACTGCGCTGGATTGGGTACAAAGATTTTGTGAGAATGTCATTGCTTTTAATGAGAAATCAGACACAGAAACTCGTTTCTATGAAGTGTATGGTAATGATAGAATTATTGGGAACATGCTTTACTCAATTCTGGATGCTGCATCTGATAGGGAACCAAAAGTGAGGTCACATGTTGCAATAGTATTGGAGCTGTTACTACAGGCAAGGCTTGTACATCCTGTTTACTTTTATAGTATGGCTGAAGTGGTGTTGGGTAAACTCGGTGATCCTGATAATGATATAAAAAATGCATTTGTTAGACTGCTTGCTATTGTTGTACCTACTACATTGTATGCATGTGGGCTTCATGATTATGGGACATCTTCTTCATCTAGGGCTGGTGCTGTTCAGGTAGGCAACAGTTCTAACATGCAGTGGAAGCAAGTGTTTTCCTTGAAGCAGCTCCCTCAGCAACTTCACTCACAACAACTGGTGACCATATTGAGTTACATATCCCAAAGATGGAAGGTGCCTCTTTCTTCTTGGATCCAACGGCTTATTCATTGCTGCAGAAGTTCAAAAGACCTTCTTGCACGTCAACTCGAGGAAACAGGAAATGTTGCTACTGGTGTGTGGTTGGACATTAAAGTGGATGATGGTTTTCTTGAAAAACATTGCTCAGTAAATAATCTGGCTGGTGCTTGGTGGGCTGTCCAAGAAGCTGCTAGATATTGTATTTCCACACGGCTTCGGACTAACCTAGGTGGGCCAACCCAGACTTTTGCAGCATTAGAGCGAATGCTTTTGGACGTTGCACACCTATTACAGTATGATAGTGAACAGACTGATGGGAACTTGAGTATGATAGGGTCTTCTGGTGCTCATTTGTTACCAATGAGGTTACTATTCGATTTTGTTGAGGCTCTAAAGAAAAATGTATACAATGCATATGAGGGGTCTGCTGTTTTACCTCCTGCTACTCGGTCAAGTTCCTTATTCTTTCGAGCTAATAAGAAAGTATGTGAGGAGTGGTTCTCTCGTATATGTGAGCCAATGATGAATGCTGGTTTAGCTCTACAATGCCATGATGCTACAATTCACTATTGCGCGCTGCGTTTACAGGAGCTCCGGAATCTTGTGGCTTCAGCTTTAAATGACAAGTCTAGGGTACAAGTAACTGAGCACCTCCATAATATCAAGGGTAGATTGTCTGCAGACATATTGAGGGTTTTACGGCACATGGCATTGGCTCTGTGTAAGACTCATGAATCAGAGGCTTTAGTTGGTCTGGAAAAATGGGTTTCGTTGACGTTCTTTCCCTTTCTTGTAGAGGAAAACCAGTCCAGTAACAGTAGGATGTCTGGACCCATTACATGGGTTACTGGGCTTGTGTATGAGGCAGAAGGTAAATATGAAAAGGCTGCTGCTCACTTTACCCACTTGCTACAGACTGAGGAGTCACTGAGTTCCTTGGGTTCTGATGGTGTACAATTTGTCATTGCACGTATCATTGAGTGTTATACTTCTGTTTGTGATTGGAAATCATTAGAATCCTGGTTACTGGAGTTGCAGACACTTCGTGCCAAGCATGCTGGGAAGAGTTATTGCGGTGCGCTAACGACAACTGGCAATGAAATTAATGCAATTCATGCCTTGGCACAGTATGATGAGGGTGAATATCAGGCAGCATGGGCATGCCTTGGTTTGACACCTAAAAGTAGCAGTGAGCTCGCACTTGATCCCAAATTGGCCTTGCAAAGAAGTGAGCAGATGCTCTTACAGGCAATGCTTTTTCAGAATGGTGAAAAGGAAGATAAGGTGCCACATGAGTTGGAGAAGGCCAGGTCGATGCTGGAGGAAACATTGTCTGTTCTGCCGCTAGATGGGTTAGAAGAGGTGGCCGCACATGCGACTCAGTTGCACTGCATCTTTGCATTTGAGGAATTTTACAAGATTAAAGGTAGCCAAGATAAACCCAGGCAGCGTCAATCTGTGTTAAGTTCATATGTCCAATTTATGCAGCCAGAAATAGGCAGAGTTCATCAAGACTGTGACCCTTGGTTAAAAGTTCTTCGAGTTTATCAAACCATTTCTCCTGTTTCTCCAGCTACTCTAAAGCTCTGTATGAACTTGTTAAGTTTGGCCCGCAAACGAGGAAACTTACTGTTGGCAAATCGTTTAAACAGCTATCTCAAAGATCGCATATCGAGCTGCTCTGGGGAAAGACACCAGGATTTCCTCATCTCGAAACTGCAGTATGAGGGTATCCTGCTAATGCATGCTGAAAACAACTTGGAGGATGCTTTGACCAACCTATGGTCTTTTGTGAGTCCTATCATGATTTCTTCACCATCTATCGAATTTGATGCTGACAATGGTATTCTGAAAGCCAAGGCATGCTTGAAACTCTCAAACTGGCTTAAACAGAAGTACTCAGATTCGAGGCTAGATGGGATTATTGTTAAGATGCGATCAGATTTTGATATGGCCTATTCCTCATCTCCCAGCAAAGGGGGACCCTCATTTGTCGATGAGATTTTAATCTCTAAACCACCCCTAGGTCCTATTGTTGAGGAGTTTGTTGGTACAGCTACAAAGTTGTCTACTCATCTTTGCCCCACTATGGGCAAATCCTGGATTTCTTATGCCTCCTGGTGTTTCAGTCAAGCCAGAGAATCTCTTTTAACCCCACATGAAAATACTCTTTGCTCATGCTCATTTTCTCCTTCTCTTGTTAATGAAGTTCTACCTGAGAGATTCAACCTAACTGAAGGTGAGATCATAAAAGTAAAATCTTTGATTTTACAGCTCTTCCAGAATAAGGATGATGGGGGTTTCACTGCTGAACAGGGAGAGTTGAGCTTTTCTATTGATTCTGCTGCACCAAGAAATGACAACACTGTGATGGCATTGGTTCTGCAAGTAGTGAATATTATTGAAACTGTTTCTAGGGCACCTGGTGTTGAAGACTCAAGTGAAGATTGCCTTTCTGCTGCTCTAGCTTCTCAGTTGAAGATCTGCTTCCTTCATGCCAATATTGGCTTAAATGAAAACGACATAATTTCTGTTGTCAATGATTTAGTAGCTGTGTGGTGGTctttgaggaggaggagagtgtCCCTCTTTGGCCACGCAGCTCAAGGATTTATACAGTATCTTTCATATTCATCTGCCAAAATTTGCAATAGTGGTTTGGTTGACTCTGGTCCTGAACGTATGAAACAAAAAACTGGCAGCTATACTCTTAGGGCCACATTGTATGTCCTGCATATTCTTCTCAATTATGGAGCTGAGTTGAAAGATATACTTGAACCTGCTCTTTCAACAGTTCCTTTGTCACCGTGGCAGGTAAGCTGCTCTTCCCTAGTTTATTTCCAGCCTGCTAATTAACATGAGGATGATTTGATCTCTCTCTGATTCCAATCGTCACTTCTAGGAGGTCACCCCCCAATTGTTTGCTCGGTTAAGTTCTCATCCTGAGCAAGTGGTACGGAAGCAGTTGGAGGGCTTATTGATGATGCTGGCCAAACAATCTCCTTGGTCCATCGTCTACCCGACATTAGTTGATGTGAATGCTTACGAAGAGAAGCCTTCGGAGGAGCTCCAACACATACTTGGTTGTTTGGTAACGAACTTCCTTTCAAGATTAGTGCGTCAGAATATTTCTAACATAAAATTATCTATGTTTGTATGTATATTATGTGGGTTTTGGTAAGCATTCAAAATCCAAGAGTGTCTTTTGTTAAATAAATATTGAAAGGAAGCAGTCATAAAATTTTATTAACAATACATATGAAGAGAATTTCTCTCACATGGCATGTGGGTCCATGAAAAAGTAAGACATCGAAAACATTGTTTTTAATTAATCAGGTTTTAATTAGTCGACTTTTTGAAAACTCTGATCTTGACacaatacaaaagaaaaaaaaaaagaataagatttttttttcaacaaaaaaattgtttaaagaATGGCAATTTGCATGCGCGTAGCTCATTTTCAGGGGCTAGTTCACATTAGATCTGAAATTTTGAGGACAAAGTCATCATTAGGAACAGAAAAGGCACACGATAACTACTGAATAAATAACGACATTGTAATTACTATATTCTAATGCTTCTGTATGCATTAGATGTTCTAGTCATATtatgtatgttttttttttttttttgtgtaaaaATTATGTGAGTTATATTTGTAAATCATGTTAATTGTGCGAAACTTTATTCACTCAGATTCCAAATCATCACTTGCTTGAACATGAAATATAAGATGTTTTAAGCATGATCATGTTACATGCAGAGTGAACTATACCCAAGACTGATTCAGGATGTCCAGCTCGTGATAAATGAGCTAGGAAATGTTACTGTTCTTTGGGAGGAGCTATGGCTCAGCACACTCCAAGATCTTCACACAGGTATGTTTGACCTTGCTTATATGAGGCCTTGTTTGCAATATAGTTTTTGGGTGATGTATAAAATTCTGAGAGAAGGTGAAATCTTCTCTTGTCAAGCTTATGTAATTTGTATACGAAGTTATATATCAGTGACTAATATGCAGGCCTTAATCACAAATGAGCTGCCTAGATGCATGTTAGGTTCTGATTCCTCAGTATTTGTCCACTAGACAACACCATTTTTGCAccatatttaaatttttttttggtcttaatTTGCTTTCAGATGTGACGAGGCGCATAAATGTACTAAAGGAGGAAGCTGCACGAATTGCAGAAAATATCACTCTTAGCCAGAGTGAGAAGAACAAGATAAATGCCGCGAAATACTCAGCCATGATGGCTCCTATTGTTGTGGCCTTAGAACGTCGTCTATCTTCCACATCTCGGAAACCTGAAACACCTCATGAGGTATGGTTCCATGAGGAATATAAAGATCGGTTGAAATCGGCCATCACAGCCTTCAAGACACCTCCAGCATCTGCTACAGCACTTGGAGATGCATGGCGTCCATTTGATATTATTGCTGCCTCCTTGG is a genomic window containing:
- the LOC133740112 gene encoding uncharacterized protein LOC133740112 isoform X2, whose product is MMQGLHHQQQQLAALLSVALPKDDSSSPSKPDDDDSARVAALNSLHRAILYPPNSLLVTHSASFLAQGFSQLLSDKCYGVRQEAAVAYGALCAVVCSIPITSNGRQNHVMLGSLVDRFIGWALPLLSNISAGDGTAELALDGLREFLNVGDVGGIERYALSILKACQVLLEDERTSLRLLHRLLGVLTLISLKFSRYFQPHFLDIVDLLLGWALVPDLAESDRIIIMDSFLQFQNHWVGSLQFSLGLLSKFVGDMDVLIQDVSHGTQQQFRRLLALLSCFSTVLQSTASGLLEMNLLEQITEPLNRIIPRLLGCLSMVGRKFGWLEWIGDSWKCLTLLAEIFCERFSTFYALAVDILFQSLEVDNSNQAVGTGRITSFQVHGVLKTNLQLLSLQKSGLLPISVQKILQFDAPISQLRLHPNHLVTGSSAATYIFLLQHGNNEVVEQALTSLTEELELLKGMLENALGHDDGVLACSKTYSKRELFALIKFDLKVLLSCVFFSGGNSYSLIGQPDIATLYLMRSEKLVEFIIEKFNPFDLPIMEYVDLQVSVLKTFDRLTVVKFLSTCSLSYQSSGKSSMDVTSDKLLNSESLTNEHSVVVVENLRKYSLFFVKALHVSSPLTVKVTALDWVQRFCENVIAFNEKSDTETRFYEVYGNDRIIGNMLYSILDAASDREPKVRSHVAIVLELLLQARLVHPVYFYSMAEVVLGKLGDPDNDIKNAFVRLLAIVVPTTLYACGLHDYGTSSSSRAGAVQVGNSSNMQWKQVFSLKQLPQQLHSQQLVTILSYISQRWKVPLSSWIQRLIHCCRSSKDLLARQLEETGNVATGVWLDIKVDDGFLEKHCSVNNLAGAWWAVQEAARYCISTRLRTNLGGPTQTFAALERMLLDVAHLLQYDSEQTDGNLSMIGSSGAHLLPMRLLFDFVEALKKNVYNAYEGSAVLPPATRSSSLFFRANKKVCEEWFSRICEPMMNAGLALQCHDATIHYCALRLQELRNLVASALNDKSRVQVTEHLHNIKGRLSADILRVLRHMALALCKTHESEALVGLEKWVSLTFFPFLVEENQSSNSRMSGPITWVTGLVYEAEGKYEKAAAHFTHLLQTEESLSSLGSDGVQFVIARIIECYTSVCDWKSLESWLLELQTLRAKHAGKSYCGALTTTGNEINAIHALAQYDEGEYQAAWACLGLTPKSSSELALDPKLALQRSEQMLLQAMLFQNGEKEDKVPHELEKARSMLEETLSVLPLDGLEEVAAHATQLHCIFAFEEFYKIKGSQDKPRQRQSVLSSYVQFMQPEIGRVHQDCDPWLKVLRVYQTISPVSPATLKLCMNLLSLARKRGNLLLANRLNSYLKDRISSCSGERHQDFLISKLQYEGILLMHAENNLEDALTNLWSFVSPIMISSPSIEFDADNGILKAKACLKLSNWLKQKYSDSRLDGIIVKMRSDFDMAYSSSPSKGGPSFVDEILISKPPLGPIVEEFVGTATKLSTHLCPTMGKSWISYASWCFSQARESLLTPHENTLCSCSFSPSLVNEVLPERFNLTEGEIIKVKSLILQLFQNKDDGGFTAEQGELSFSIDSAAPRNDNTVMALVLQVVNIIETVSRAPGVEDSSEDCLSAALASQLKICFLHANIGLNENDIISVVNDLVAVWWSLRRRRVSLFGHAAQGFIQYLSYSSAKICNSGLVDSGPERMKQKTGSYTLRATLYVLHILLNYGAELKDILEPALSTVPLSPWQEVTPQLFARLSSHPEQVVRKQLEGLLMMLAKQSPWSIVYPTLVDVNAYEEKPSEELQHILGCLSELYPRLIQDVQLVINELGNVTVLWEELWLSTLQDLHTDVTRRINVLKEEAARIAENITLSQSEKNKINAAKYSAMMAPIVVALERRLSSTSRKPETPHEVWFHEEYKDRLKSAITAFKTPPASATALGDAWRPFDIIAASLASYQRKSSICLREVAPQLALLSSSDVPMPGLEKQDTVSESDRGLSANLQGIVTIASFSEDVAIISTKTKPKKLVILGSDGQKYTYLLKGREDLRLDARIMQLLQAINGFLHSSVATHSHFLGIRYYSVTPISGRAGLIQWVGNVISIYSVFKSWQNRTQLAQLSAVGGDNSKGSVPPAVPRPSDMFYGKIIPALKEKGIRRVISRRDWPHEVKRKVLMDLMKETPRQLLYQELWCASEGFKSFSSKQKRFSGSVAAMSMVGHILGLGDRHLDNILMDFCSGDMVHIDYNVCFDKGQRLKIPEIVPFRLTQTIEAALGMTGIEGTFRSNCESVIGVLRKNKDILLMLLEVFVWDPLVEWTRGDFHDDAAIGGEERKGMELAVSLSLFASRVQEIRVPLQEHHDLLLSTLPAVESALERFANVLNQYELASTLFYRADQERSNLILHETTAKSIVSDATSNSEKIRALFEIQAREFAQAKALVAEKSQEAATWMEQHGRILDALRSNLLQEINAFLKLSSMQENLSLTSAVLVAGVPLTIVPEPTQAQCYDIDREVAQLVSELDDGLSSATAALEVYSLALQRILPLNYITTSAVHGWSQILQLSVGALSSDILSLARRQGSELISKYGDNFDSIKQRHDDLCRRVEKYSLEIEKLEAECAELVHSIGSETESQAKDRLLSAFMKYMQSAGIAKKEDAISSIQFGQSKYDGNGTKDARLHGELNEKREKVLFVLNTAASYLYNEIKLKVLNIFSDSTERRTTANQINYEFETIFSGFEEQVEKCILLAGFVNELQQLIGRDFLTGDTDKGHPGYGSDRNWAAIFKTILLSFKSLIGQMTEAVLPDVIRSAVSLNPEVMDAFGLISQIRGSIDTVLEQFIEVEMERASLVELEQNYFVRVGLITEQQLALEEAAMKGRDHLSWEEAEELASQEEACRAQLDQLHQTWNQRDLRTTALIRRETDIKNALTTSAHHFQSLVGVKDERELHASKSKVLLALLVKPFSELEAIDKVLSSIGGSYTSHSNEVPNLTDLLTSGYPISEYVWKLGSLLHLHSFFVWKIGVIDSFLDSCMNDVASYMDQTLGFDQLFNVVKRKLEMQLQEHLRRYLKERVGPSLLASLDKEIERLKQLTEVTKEVALDQVQKDVGALEKVQLMLEEFCNAHETTRAARVAVSVMKRQVNELREALCKTGLEIAQMEWMHDAALTPSYSSRVMFQKFLGGDDSLHPIVLNLNRPNMLESLQSSVSKIARSIESLQACERSSLTAEGQLERAMGWACGGPNSSATGNGSSKTSGIPPEFHDHLTRRRQLLWQGTEQEWKLAQSTMETASSGLSSATNELNIASLKAKSASGDLQSTVLAMRDCACEASVALMAYAGVSNRHSTLTSECGFMLEEVLAITEDLHDVHGLGKEAAAVHRSLVEDLSKANAILLPLETVLSKDVAAMTDAICRERETKMEISPIHGQAIYQSYSLKIREACQTLDPLVPSLTSSVKGLYSMLTRLARTASLHAGNLHKALEGLGESQEVESPVTDVSRPDLAADATGFDDKERENLSMSNGESTKDFVGIGLPLEDKGWLSPPDSICSSSTDSGISLPEMSLPGSFIDQEDIKQQLLHGPSSRDQNTTPYSQADSQEMLDSPHRSKFTDADNAHIGSFKSAPSDLNEYPLAPASPSDEPVSVCPDTSHPSNENREVVFGGKDEISSLNKIIIKDETRDATHASSRVGRGKNPYAMSILRRVELKLDGRDISDNREISISEQVDYLLKQATSVDNLCNMYEGWTPWI
- the LOC133740112 gene encoding uncharacterized protein LOC133740112 isoform X3; protein product: MMQGLHHQQQQLAALLSVALPKDDSSSPSKPDDDDSARVAALNSLHRAILYPPNSLLVTHSASFLAQGFSQLLSDKCYGVRQEAAVAYGALCAVVCSIPITSNGRQNHVMLGSLVDRFIGWALPLLSNISAGDGTAELALDGLREFLNVGDVGGIERYALSILKACQVLLEDERTSLRLLHRLLGVLTLISLKFSRYFQPHFLDIVDLLLGWALVPDLAESDRIIIMDSFLQFQNHWVGSLQFSLGLLSKFVGDMDVLIQDVSHGTQQQFRRLLALLSCFSTVLQSTASGLLEMNLLEQITEPLNRIIPRLLGCLSMVGRKFGWLEWIGDSWKCLTLLAEIFCERFSTFYALAVDILFQSLEVDNSNQAVGTGRITSFQVHGVLKTNLQLLSLQKSGLLPISVQKILQFDAPISQLRLHPNHLVTGSSAATYIFLLQHGNNEVVEQALTSLTEELELLKGMLENALGHDDGVLACSKTYSKRELFALIKFDLKVLLSCVFFSGGNSYSLIGQPDIATLYLMRSEKLVEFIIEKFNPFDLPIMEYVDLQVSVLKTFDRLTVVKFLSTCSLSYQSSGKSSMDVTSDKLLNSESLTNEHSVVVVENLRKYSLFFVKALHVSSPLTVKVTALDWVQRFCENVIAFNEKSDTETRFYEVYGNDRIIGNMLYSILDAASDREPKVRSHVAIVLELLLQARLVHPVYFYSMAEVVLGKLGDPDNDIKNAFVRLLAIVVPTTLYACGLHDYGTSSSSRAGAVQVGNSSNMQWKQVFSLKQLPQQLHSQQLVTILSYISQRWKVPLSSWIQRLIHCCRSSKDLLARQLEETGNVATGVWLDIKVDDGFLEKHCSVNNLAGAWWAVQEAARYCISTRLRTNLGGPTQTFAALERMLLDVAHLLQYDSEQTDGNLSMIGSSGAHLLPMRLLFDFVEALKKNVYNAYEGSAVLPPATRSSSLFFRANKKVCEEWFSRICEPMMNAGLALQCHDATIHYCALRLQELRNLVASALNDKSRVQVTEHLHNIKGRLSADILRVLRHMALALCKTHESEALVGLEKWVSLTFFPFLVEENQSSNSRMSGPITWVTGLVYEAEGKYEKAAAHFTHLLQTEESLSSLGSDGVQFVIARIIECYTSVCDWKSLESWLLELQTLRAKHAGKSYCGALTTTGNEINAIHALAQYDEGEYQAAWACLGLTPKSSSELALDPKLALQRSEQMLLQAMLFQNGEKEDKVPHELEKARSMLEETLSVLPLDGLEEVAAHATQLHCIFAFEEFYKIKGSQDKPRQRQSVLSSYVQFMQPEIGRVHQDCDPWLKVLRVYQTISPVSPATLKLCMNLLSLARKRGNLLLANRLNSYLKDRISSCSGERHQDFLISKLQYEGILLMHAENNLEDALTNLWSFVSPIMISSPSIEFDADNGILKAKACLKLSNWLKQKYSDSRLDGIIVKMRSDFDMAYSSSPSKGGPSFVDEILISKPPLGPIVEEFVGTATKLSTHLCPTMGKSWISYASWCFSQARESLLTPHENTLCSCSFSPSLVNEVLPERFNLTEGEIIKVKSLILQLFQNKDDGGFTAEQGELSFSIDSAAPRNDNTVMALVLQVVNIIETVSRAPGVEDSSEDCLSAALASQLKICFLHANIGLNENDIISVVNDLVAVWWSLRRRRVSLFGHAAQGFIQYLSYSSAKICNSGLVDSGPERMKQKTGSYTLRATLYVLHILLNYGAELKDILEPALSTVPLSPWQEVTPQLFARLSSHPEQVVRKQLEGLLMMLAKQSPWSIVYPTLVDVNAYEEKPSEELQHILGCLSELYPRLIQDVQLVINELGNVTVLWEELWLSTLQDLHTDVTRRINVLKEEAARIAENITLSQSEKNKINAAKYSAMMAPIVVALERRLSSTSRKPETPHEVWFHEEYKDRLKSAITAFKTPPASATALGDAWRPFDIIAASLASYQRKSSICLREVAPQLALLSSSDVPMPGLEKQDTVSESDRGLSANLQGIVTIASFSEDVAIISTKTKPKKLVILGSDGQKYTYLLKGREDLRLDARIMQLLQAINGFLHSSVATHSHFLGIRYYSVTPISGRAGLIQWVGNVISIYSVFKSWQNRTQLAQLSAVGGDNSKGSVPPAVPRPSDMFYGKIIPALKEKGIRRVISRRDWPHEVKRKVLMDLMKETPRQLLYQELWCASEGFKSFSSKQKRFSGSVAAMSMVGHILGLGDRHLDNILMDFCSGDMVHIDYNVCFDKGQRLKIPEIVPFRLTQTIEAALGMTGIEGTFRSNCESVIGVLRKNKDILLMLLEVFVWDPLVEWTRGDFHDDAAIGGEERKGMELAVSLSLFASRVQEIRVPLQEHHDLLLSTLPAVESALERFANVLNQYELASTLFYRADQERSNLILHETTAKSIVSDATSNSEKIRALFEIQAREFAQAKALVAEKSQEAATWMEQHGRILDALRSNLLQEINAFLKLSSMQENLSLTSAVLVAGVPLTIVPEPTQAQCYDIDREVAQLVSELDDGLSSATAALEVYSLALQRILPLNYITTSAVHGWSQILQLSVGALSSDILSLARRQGSELISKYGDNFDSIKQRHDDLCRRVEKYSLEIEKLEAECAELVHSIGSETESQAKDRLLSAFMKYMQSAGIAKKEDAISSIQFGQSKYDGNGTKDARLHGELNEKREKVLFVLNTAASYLYNEIKLKVLNIFSDSTERRTTANQINYEFETIFSGFEEQVEKCILLAGFVNELQQLIGRDFLTGDTDKGHPGYGSDRNWAAIFKTILLSFKSLIGQMTEAVLPDVIRSAVSLNPEVMDAFGLISQIRGSIDTVLEQFIEVEMERASLVELEQNYFVRVGLITEQQLALEEAAMKGRDHLSWEEAEELASQEEACRAQLDQLHQTWNQRDLRTTALIRRETDIKNALTTSAHHFQSLVGVKDERELHASKSKVLLALLVKPFSELEAIDKVLSSIGGSYTSHSNEVPNLTDLLTSGYPISEYVWKLGSLLHLHSFFVWKIGVIDSFLDSCMNDVASYMDQTLGFDQLFNVVKRKLEMQLQEHLRRYLKERVGPSLLASLDKEIERLKQLTEVTKEVALDQVQKDVGALEKVQLMLEEFCNAHETTRAARVAVSVMKRQVNELREALCKTGLEIAQMEWMHDAALTPSYSSRVMFQKFLGGDDSLHPIVLNLNRPNMLESLQSSVSKIARSIESLQACERSSLTAEGQLERAMGWACGGPNSSATGNGSSKTSGIPPEFHDHLTRRRQLLWQGREKASDIIKICMSVLEFEASRDGLFWSPGEIYTARSGGDCRTWQQAYLNALKRLDITYHSFARTEQEWKLAQSTMETASSGLSSATNELNIASLKAKSASGDLQSTVLAMRDCACEASVALMAYAGVSNRHSTLTSECGFMLEEVLAITEDLHDVHGLGKEAAAVHRSLVEDLSKLFVYILGRQMQFFFHWKQYCPKM